The Chryseobacterium nakagawai genome has a segment encoding these proteins:
- a CDS encoding BON domain-containing protein codes for MKTNAELQKNVQDAIQWEPLLHSAEIGVTAKDGVVSLTGEVDHYAKKIEAENAAKKVVGVKILIENIIVKSPDSLSKTDNEIAHEILEAFKSNVFIPENMIKVIVENGQVTLEGEVQWDYQREIIKNAIHYLPGIKAIINNIKIQSEIIDVIKQKDIENAMKMNWLVYNSDIHVKVSGTTVTLTGTVNSWHQKEEADRIAWKTPGIQHVENWLFVDYEYSKNS; via the coding sequence ATGAAAACAAATGCCGAATTACAAAAGAATGTTCAGGATGCCATTCAATGGGAACCATTATTACACTCAGCAGAAATAGGAGTTACAGCAAAAGACGGTGTGGTTTCCCTTACAGGAGAAGTTGATCATTATGCAAAAAAAATAGAAGCGGAAAATGCTGCAAAAAAAGTTGTTGGAGTAAAAATCTTAATAGAAAATATCATCGTGAAATCTCCAGACTCCTTATCAAAAACCGATAATGAAATTGCCCATGAAATTTTAGAAGCCTTTAAATCCAATGTATTTATTCCGGAGAATATGATCAAAGTAATTGTCGAAAATGGGCAGGTAACTTTAGAGGGTGAAGTGCAGTGGGACTATCAGAGAGAAATTATTAAAAATGCAATCCATTATCTTCCAGGTATAAAAGCGATCATCAATAATATTAAAATCCAATCAGAAATAATAGATGTTATCAAACAAAAAGACATTGAAAATGCCATGAAAATGAATTGGTTGGTTTACAATAGCGATATTCATGTAAAGGTATCCGGTACTACAGTGACGTTAACAGGAACAGTAAATTCATGGCATCAAAAAGAAGAAGCCGACCGTATTGCATGGAAAACTCCGGGAATACAGCATGTAGAAAACTGGCTATTTGTAGATTATGAATATTCAAAAAATAGTTGA
- a CDS encoding MlaD family protein — MSNESSNNWKLGIFVTAGILLFITAIYFIGVNRNLFGSNFALRSEFKNVSGLKQGSNVRLSGINIGTVNKIDFISDSLVLVKLVIRKDVQKYIKTDAVASIASDGLMGDKILIISPGTTSTTIVKDNDVIASYKTIEIDDLFSSIKQSTDNAKTITDELVKFSSKMNNKNSLLTKIMTDKDFASSIDKTIKNLQISSQELAKFTPILNNKNGTIAKIFTDKKWSDHIESSISNLQNSSREINIFTTKLNDKNNVLSQLSSNDTLALSIKNTLSNLEKSSDDLIQFTSKINNDENVLSKLTNNPKLGKSVDSTIINIEKGVGELRELEAAARNNFLLKGYFNKKKKETEKQK; from the coding sequence ATGAGCAACGAGTCATCAAACAACTGGAAATTGGGAATTTTTGTTACAGCAGGCATCCTTCTTTTCATAACAGCTATCTACTTTATTGGTGTCAACAGAAATCTGTTTGGCTCTAATTTCGCTCTGCGTTCAGAATTTAAGAATGTCAGCGGATTAAAGCAGGGAAGTAATGTCCGTCTTTCGGGTATTAACATAGGAACGGTTAATAAAATAGATTTTATTTCAGATTCATTGGTTCTGGTAAAGTTAGTAATCAGAAAAGACGTTCAAAAATACATTAAAACTGACGCGGTTGCCAGTATAGCATCAGACGGATTAATGGGTGATAAAATTCTTATTATTTCGCCCGGCACCACCTCCACTACCATAGTGAAGGATAATGACGTGATTGCTTCTTATAAAACAATTGAAATAGATGATCTGTTCTCAAGCATAAAACAAAGTACAGACAACGCCAAAACAATTACTGATGAGCTGGTTAAATTCAGTAGTAAAATGAATAATAAGAATAGCTTGTTGACAAAAATAATGACCGATAAGGATTTTGCATCGAGCATTGACAAAACCATAAAAAATTTACAGATAAGCTCTCAGGAACTAGCAAAATTCACCCCAATACTGAATAATAAAAACGGAACTATAGCAAAAATATTTACCGATAAGAAATGGTCAGATCATATTGAAAGCAGCATTTCCAATTTACAGAACAGCTCTCGTGAAATCAATATTTTCACTACAAAACTTAATGATAAAAACAATGTGCTTTCTCAATTATCTTCCAACGATACTTTAGCTCTTTCAATAAAAAATACACTGAGTAATCTTGAAAAAAGCTCTGATGATCTTATTCAATTTACGTCTAAAATAAATAATGATGAGAATGTATTATCGAAACTTACTAACAATCCTAAACTCGGGAAGTCTGTAGATTCCACTATTATCAATATTGAGAAAGGCGTGGGTGAACTGAGAGAACTAGAGGCCGCCGCCAGGAATAATTTTTTATTAAAAGGCTATTTTAATAAAAAGAAAAAAGAAACTGAAAAACAGAAATGA
- a CDS encoding ABC transporter ATP-binding protein — protein MENTKNLPVGYDRSVTGTSLIEFKNVYKSYGSNKVLNGISFTVKRGENLVILGKSGSGKSVAVKCLVGLTKVDKGEIFISGKDITKLNEKELNRIRMKIGFLFQNGALYDSMTVRENLIFTLQHNHKNLTEQEMESAVKEALQNVGLEEAIDQLPAELSGGMRKRIGLARALIIKPEIIIYDEPTGGLDTITAREIIGLIRNIKLKYNTSSIIITHDLTCAKYTGDRIIVLKDGIIKAEGSYKDIENNADDWVKSFFEK, from the coding sequence ATGGAAAATACTAAAAATTTACCTGTCGGGTATGACCGGTCAGTAACCGGCACATCACTGATAGAATTTAAAAATGTTTACAAATCTTATGGTAGTAATAAGGTGTTGAACGGCATCAGTTTTACCGTTAAAAGAGGAGAAAATCTGGTCATATTGGGAAAGTCAGGCTCAGGCAAGTCTGTTGCTGTTAAATGCCTTGTCGGTCTCACTAAAGTGGATAAAGGGGAAATATTTATATCAGGAAAGGATATAACAAAATTGAATGAGAAAGAACTCAACCGGATCCGGATGAAAATTGGTTTTCTATTTCAAAACGGAGCTTTATATGATTCCATGACAGTCCGAGAGAATTTGATTTTTACATTACAGCACAATCATAAGAATCTTACTGAACAGGAAATGGAATCTGCTGTTAAAGAAGCATTACAAAACGTAGGATTAGAAGAAGCTATTGATCAGTTGCCGGCAGAACTCTCAGGAGGAATGAGAAAGAGAATTGGACTGGCAAGAGCATTAATCATTAAACCGGAAATTATAATTTATGATGAGCCGACAGGAGGTCTAGATACCATCACAGCTCGTGAAATTATCGGGCTCATCCGAAATATCAAACTAAAATACAATACCTCATCTATTATCATAACACATGATTTAACCTGCGCAAAATATACCGGTGATAGAATCATCGTACTCAAGGATGGTATCATTAAAGCTGAAGGCAGCTATAAAGATATCGAAAATAATGCCGATGATTGGGTAAAATCATTTTTTGAAAAATAA
- a CDS encoding MlaE family ABC transporter permease encodes METYLKNNLSIVGNIASFSSRFFKEIFKPGFEWKEFIRQCFVVGYQSLALVTITGFIMGLVLTIQSRPAMARFGAESMIPGMVSLSLIREIAPVITALICAGRVSSGIGAELGSMKVTEQIDAMEVSAINPYRYLVVTRTLATTLMIPILVLYADLIGIIGGFIGINMHSESNVEHYFSNIFESLEYTDIVPAIIKTFFFGFFIGIIGCYEGFNASGGTKSVGKAANSAVVIASLMIFIIDLIAVQVTDLFFEL; translated from the coding sequence GTGGAAACCTATTTAAAAAACAATCTTAGTATTGTCGGCAATATAGCTTCATTCTCCAGTCGCTTTTTTAAAGAAATTTTCAAACCGGGCTTTGAGTGGAAAGAGTTTATCCGACAGTGTTTTGTTGTGGGTTATCAGTCATTAGCATTGGTGACCATAACAGGTTTCATCATGGGACTGGTACTCACCATACAGTCACGACCTGCGATGGCAAGGTTCGGAGCCGAGTCTATGATACCCGGTATGGTTTCGCTGTCATTAATAAGAGAGATTGCACCTGTCATTACGGCTTTGATTTGTGCTGGAAGAGTTTCATCAGGAATTGGAGCTGAATTAGGATCCATGAAAGTAACGGAACAAATTGATGCCATGGAAGTTTCAGCGATTAATCCGTATAGGTATCTGGTGGTGACCAGAACCCTTGCTACGACATTAATGATTCCTATTTTAGTACTATATGCTGATCTGATTGGAATCATAGGTGGTTTTATCGGGATTAATATGCACAGCGAAAGCAATGTGGAACATTATTTTTCAAACATATTTGAATCTCTGGAATATACAGATATTGTACCAGCTATCATCAAAACCTTTTTTTTCGGTTTTTTTATCGGGATTATTGGCTGTTATGAAGGATTTAATGCTTCGGGGGGCACAAAAAGCGTTGGAAAAGCGGCAAATTCAGCTGTAGTCATTGCTTCATTGATGATCTTTATCATTGATTTGATAGCAGTACAGGTAACTGATCTATTTTTTGAATTGTAA
- a CDS encoding SLC13 family permease has translation MQSYYKTHRKEIGLSIGLLLSVLSFTINPFTLSHHANQVLSVAVLMIIWWIFEAVPMAVTALIPIVLFPAFGISSIKEVAQSYADPIVFLFMGGFFIAIAIEKWNLHKRIALGIIRITGTNGNRIILGFIMATGFLSLWLSNTATTMMMYPLAVSVIHVVNNHNKNEKNTQNFSLALLLSIAYASNFALGTVIATPPNVAYVGYIKDRFNYTIGFSDWMVLFLPLTLVLLLMLYGVLVKIMYPNNIQHNDEASDTIKKSQLQLGAISRPEVRVLLIFIFTILLWISKDLLNNWQTFFKLDDTVIALLSAVLLFLMPSGNKKNRKPERLLVWRDTQKMAWDILLLFGGGIALANALEVSQLANELASGLAYITTDNLLLIILTISAISIFLSEVISNLALIMILSPVMTTLAISLHIDPLLLGIPMTLSASCSSMLPMGTPPNAIIFARGNIKIQTMMKTGFVLNIICIIIISLVCWFFIPMMPGMKL, from the coding sequence ATGCAAAGTTACTACAAAACTCACAGAAAAGAAATAGGCCTGAGCATTGGGCTCTTGCTAAGTGTATTGAGTTTTACAATTAATCCTTTTACATTATCTCATCATGCCAATCAGGTTCTTTCCGTTGCTGTTCTTATGATTATCTGGTGGATTTTTGAAGCAGTGCCTATGGCTGTTACCGCTTTAATACCTATTGTATTATTTCCCGCTTTTGGTATTTCTTCCATAAAAGAAGTCGCTCAAAGCTATGCAGATCCAATCGTTTTTTTATTTATGGGAGGTTTTTTTATTGCAATAGCCATCGAAAAATGGAATCTCCACAAAAGAATAGCCTTGGGAATTATAAGAATCACAGGAACCAATGGAAATCGTATCATCCTTGGTTTTATTATGGCAACAGGCTTCCTCAGTTTATGGCTCAGTAATACCGCGACGACCATGATGATGTATCCTTTGGCTGTATCGGTCATCCACGTCGTTAATAATCACAATAAAAATGAAAAAAATACACAAAACTTTTCTTTAGCACTCTTGCTTTCTATTGCTTACGCTTCCAACTTTGCTCTGGGTACTGTCATTGCTACTCCTCCCAATGTTGCTTATGTGGGGTATATTAAAGACAGGTTCAATTATACCATCGGCTTTTCTGACTGGATGGTGCTGTTTTTGCCGCTGACTTTAGTTTTATTATTAATGCTTTACGGAGTACTGGTAAAAATAATGTACCCTAATAATATTCAACACAATGATGAAGCTTCAGACACAATAAAAAAATCCCAACTTCAGTTGGGTGCAATTAGCAGGCCCGAAGTACGAGTCCTGCTGATTTTCATTTTTACCATTTTATTATGGATTTCAAAAGACCTGTTAAATAATTGGCAAACTTTTTTTAAACTGGACGACACGGTTATTGCCCTATTGAGTGCTGTTCTTTTATTTTTAATGCCATCCGGAAACAAGAAAAACAGGAAACCTGAAAGATTACTGGTTTGGCGCGATACTCAGAAAATGGCCTGGGATATACTACTGCTATTTGGAGGAGGAATTGCATTAGCCAATGCTCTTGAGGTATCACAGTTAGCCAATGAGTTGGCCAGCGGCCTGGCCTACATTACTACAGATAATCTTCTTTTAATTATACTGACAATATCTGCCATCTCTATTTTTTTAAGTGAAGTGATCAGCAATCTGGCTTTAATAATGATTCTTTCACCCGTGATGACTACTCTAGCCATATCTTTACACATTGATCCTCTTCTACTAGGAATCCCAATGACACTAAGTGCAAGCTGCTCATCTATGCTTCCTATGGGAACTCCTCCAAATGCAATAATTTTTGCCAGAGGAAATATAAAAATTCAGACGATGATGAAAACAGGATTTGTACTTAATATCATTTGTATCATCATCATTTCGTTGGTATGTTGGTTCTTTATCCCCATGATGCCGGGTATGAAATTATAA
- a CDS encoding inorganic diphosphatase — protein sequence MIGNQHPWHDVSPGDNLPQIVTAVIEIPSGSHTKYEIDKLSGLIRLDRILLSSMYYPANYGIIPKTYYSDGDPLDILVLCSESLVPLTLVNARVIGIMEMTDEEKKDHKIIAVAENDSSLADVHDIEDLSVYTVNGIQNFFEEYKKLEGKTVQVFGFKNKEEAYACIEESLMIYAKEIKPKIKED from the coding sequence ATGATAGGAAACCAACACCCATGGCATGACGTTTCACCAGGAGATAACCTGCCACAAATAGTTACAGCTGTTATTGAAATACCTAGTGGCAGCCATACAAAATACGAAATCGACAAACTATCAGGACTGATAAGACTGGATAGGATTCTTTTATCTTCTATGTATTATCCTGCCAATTATGGGATCATCCCCAAGACATATTACAGTGACGGGGATCCGTTGGATATTCTGGTGCTATGTTCGGAAAGTCTCGTTCCGCTTACCCTGGTTAATGCAAGGGTGATAGGAATAATGGAAATGACGGACGAAGAAAAAAAAGATCATAAAATAATAGCTGTGGCTGAAAATGATTCCTCTTTGGCAGATGTTCATGATATTGAAGACCTGTCGGTTTACACGGTTAATGGGATTCAGAATTTTTTTGAAGAATATAAAAAATTGGAAGGAAAAACTGTGCAGGTATTTGGTTTTAAAAATAAGGAAGAAGCTTATGCTTGTATTGAAGAAAGTTTGATGATATATGCCAAAGAAATCAAGCCTAAAATAAAAGAGGATTAA
- a CDS encoding BON domain-containing protein, with protein MKTNAELQKDIQDAIKWEPLLNSAEIGVIVKDGIVTLTGTVDSYAKKLQAEHATKNVSGVKILVEDIEVKLPDPRSKTDVEIAGEIIAAFKANSFIPEEKITVKVENGWVDLDGEMSWEYLRDITENAIKYLPGVKGIYNNIIINPEVHNTIEKSDIEKALDRSSIDNSEISVSVSGTTVTLTGNVHTWHQKEEAGRVVWKTPGIQDVKNELTVDYEYDL; from the coding sequence ATGAAAACAAATGCAGAATTACAAAAAGATATTCAGGACGCTATTAAATGGGAACCCTTACTAAATTCAGCAGAGATCGGAGTGATTGTTAAAGATGGAATTGTTACCCTTACAGGAACTGTAGATAGTTATGCCAAGAAATTACAGGCAGAGCATGCCACAAAAAATGTCTCGGGAGTAAAAATTCTGGTAGAAGATATTGAAGTAAAATTACCCGATCCCAGGTCAAAAACTGATGTCGAAATTGCCGGTGAAATTATTGCCGCATTTAAGGCAAACTCTTTTATTCCAGAAGAAAAAATAACGGTAAAAGTAGAAAATGGTTGGGTAGATTTAGATGGTGAAATGTCCTGGGAGTATTTAAGGGATATTACAGAAAATGCCATAAAGTATCTTCCCGGAGTTAAAGGTATTTATAACAATATTATTATTAACCCGGAAGTCCATAACACCATTGAAAAGAGTGATATTGAAAAGGCTCTTGACAGAAGCTCAATCGATAATAGTGAAATTAGTGTTTCTGTATCCGGAACAACGGTCACATTAACCGGGAACGTACACACTTGGCATCAAAAAGAAGAAGCAGGACGCGTCGTCTGGAAAACACCAGGTATACAAGATGTAAAAAATGAATTAACAGTGGATTATGAGTATGATCTTTAA
- a CDS encoding cation-translocating P-type ATPase produces MSYNLPEGLRGLTNDEVEASRLKYGYNRLEDIRKNTWFDLLIDILKEPMLILLIIISIIYVIVGDYGEAAFMFVAIVAVTAISFYQDNRSKKALEELEKLNEPLSTVIRNSEAVEIPTHEIVVGDLCITEEGRIINADGVIVHSNDFSVNESSLTGESFSVFKDNKSEDNLVYSGTVTVSGLAVFKIQKIGKETRVGKIGESILNIKEEISPLQIQIRKFVKWMAVIGIVIFLMVCIFSYIKTGDLVTSLLSGLTLAMSVLPEEIPVAFTTFMALGAWKLMRQGIIIKRSSIVETLGSTTVICTDKTGTITDNSMKLQHLYDYLSDRIYEEKEFKNDDLSELINYAMWSSEPVPFDPMEITLHKTFEETQKNDVRKEYQMFHEYPLEGKPPMMTHLFENTNKDRIIAAKGAPEAILTVSRLSETEKNKIRDIAKTFGQQGYRVLGVAKSHFEGNSFPKKQQDFNFEFLGLTVFYDPPKKGIKEVFQSIYDAGIKVKVITGDNADTTNAIALQAGIKNEAPAINGSDIIGRSEKELMQISENTVLFTRMFPDAKLAVVNALKEKGEVVAMLGDGVNDGPALKAAHIGVAMGNKGTEIAKSAAALVITNDDLEKLIVGIAAGRRIYTNIKKAIQYIISIHIPIILTVSLPLFLGWIFPHIFTPVHVIFLELVMGPTCSIVYENEPMEKNTMKQPPRAMGDTFLSLNELGISIVQGVVITLGVLLAYQFAVQNCGSEEKTRAMVFSTLIFANILLSFVNRSFFYSVLESFRNRNPLLIGISALVLIMLLVILYVKPISLFFKVTALNTNEFGMTVFISAVSVLWFEIYKYVRRKKK; encoded by the coding sequence ATGTCTTACAACTTACCTGAAGGTCTTAGAGGTCTTACAAACGATGAAGTGGAAGCTTCCAGACTGAAATATGGATATAATCGCTTGGAGGATATCCGTAAGAATACATGGTTTGATTTGCTGATTGACATTTTAAAAGAACCCATGCTGATTTTGCTGATCATTATTTCAATTATTTATGTGATTGTAGGAGACTATGGTGAAGCAGCTTTCATGTTTGTGGCAATTGTGGCGGTGACTGCAATATCCTTTTATCAGGATAACCGTAGTAAAAAAGCTTTGGAAGAACTTGAAAAACTCAACGAACCTTTAAGTACAGTTATCAGAAATTCAGAGGCAGTAGAAATTCCGACACACGAAATTGTCGTAGGTGATTTATGCATTACCGAGGAAGGACGGATTATTAATGCTGATGGAGTAATTGTACACAGCAATGATTTTTCCGTTAATGAATCCTCGCTTACCGGTGAAAGTTTTTCAGTTTTTAAAGATAACAAATCAGAGGATAATCTTGTTTATAGCGGAACTGTGACGGTTTCTGGGTTGGCTGTTTTTAAGATACAAAAAATAGGCAAAGAAACACGTGTCGGTAAAATTGGAGAATCAATACTGAATATAAAAGAAGAAATTTCGCCATTGCAGATCCAGATTCGGAAGTTTGTAAAATGGATGGCAGTTATCGGTATTGTTATTTTTTTGATGGTCTGCATCTTCAGTTATATCAAAACCGGAGACCTGGTAACAAGCCTGCTTAGTGGATTAACACTGGCAATGTCAGTATTGCCTGAAGAAATTCCTGTGGCATTTACAACGTTTATGGCTTTGGGTGCGTGGAAACTGATGCGTCAGGGAATTATTATTAAGCGGAGCAGTATTGTAGAAACCCTGGGAAGTACCACGGTTATCTGTACTGATAAAACAGGTACCATTACTGATAATTCGATGAAGCTTCAACATTTGTATGATTACCTTTCCGACAGGATTTATGAAGAAAAGGAATTTAAAAATGATGATTTAAGTGAACTGATTAATTATGCAATGTGGAGCAGTGAGCCAGTCCCTTTTGACCCTATGGAAATCACTCTGCACAAAACATTTGAGGAGACTCAAAAGAATGATGTCAGAAAAGAGTATCAAATGTTTCACGAATATCCGCTTGAAGGGAAACCCCCAATGATGACTCATCTTTTTGAAAATACCAATAAAGACAGAATCATTGCAGCGAAAGGAGCTCCGGAAGCCATTCTGACTGTTTCCAGACTTTCAGAGACCGAAAAAAATAAGATAAGAGATATTGCAAAAACATTTGGACAGCAAGGTTATCGTGTATTGGGAGTTGCGAAGTCCCATTTTGAAGGAAACAGTTTTCCAAAAAAACAGCAGGATTTTAATTTTGAATTTTTAGGGCTGACTGTTTTTTATGATCCTCCTAAAAAAGGAATAAAAGAGGTATTTCAAAGTATTTATGATGCCGGGATTAAGGTAAAAGTCATTACCGGTGATAATGCAGATACAACGAATGCGATCGCGCTTCAGGCAGGAATTAAAAATGAGGCTCCTGCAATCAATGGCAGTGATATTATAGGTCGTTCTGAAAAAGAGCTGATGCAGATCTCGGAGAATACGGTTTTGTTTACCAGAATGTTTCCTGATGCCAAGCTTGCGGTAGTAAATGCCTTGAAAGAGAAGGGGGAAGTAGTAGCGATGCTTGGAGATGGTGTAAACGACGGTCCCGCGCTAAAAGCTGCCCATATTGGTGTGGCAATGGGAAATAAAGGAACCGAAATTGCCAAATCAGCTGCCGCACTGGTCATTACGAATGATGATTTAGAAAAATTGATTGTTGGAATTGCCGCAGGAAGAAGAATTTATACCAATATTAAAAAGGCGATTCAGTATATTATTTCCATTCATATTCCTATTATTCTGACGGTTTCTTTACCTCTGTTTTTGGGCTGGATATTCCCGCACATATTTACTCCGGTTCACGTTATTTTCCTTGAATTAGTAATGGGGCCGACTTGCTCTATTGTTTATGAAAATGAACCTATGGAAAAAAATACAATGAAACAGCCTCCAAGAGCTATGGGAGATACTTTTTTAAGTTTAAATGAACTGGGAATCAGTATTGTTCAGGGCGTGGTAATCACTCTCGGAGTTTTGCTTGCCTATCAGTTTGCTGTTCAAAATTGTGGTAGCGAAGAAAAGACAAGGGCAATGGTATTCAGTACCTTAATCTTTGCCAATATATTACTGAGCTTTGTCAACCGGTCATTCTTTTATAGTGTGTTGGAAAGTTTCAGAAACCGTAATCCTTTACTCATCGGTATTTCCGCTTTGGTACTGATAATGCTTTTAGTTATATTATATGTAAAGCCAATTTCTCTATTTTTTAAAGTAACAGCGCTCAATACAAACGAATTCGGGATGACTGTTTTCATTTCAGCCGTTTCTGTTTTATGGTTTGAGATCTATAAATATGTGAGAAGAAAGAAAAAATGA